A stretch of the Balnearium lithotrophicum genome encodes the following:
- the pyk gene encoding pyruvate kinase, with amino-acid sequence MKKRTKIVATLGPASSSEKVLERMVQSGLDVVRLNMSHGTKEEHLERINLVRKIEDRTEKSIPVLMDLCGPKIRIGKLPKEPLFLHRGDRVVLTTGEPEKGKIPVNYPELHKEVKKGEIILLADGAFRLKVKEVRGRDIVTEVLVGGPLTSHKGVNLPHSKLSVPALTEKDREDVKFGVEAGVDLIALSFVRKAKDVLELKELLNELGANIPVVAKIEKPEAVKNIDEIISVSDGIMVARGDLGVELPIEKVPLIQKQLIRKANESGKPVITATQMLKSMVDLPMPTRAEVTDIANAVLDGTDALMLSEETAVGKYPVKVVRTMTKVAHEAERIYPYKRYSELPAKTLQDSLAKSACNLSREVKVKAIVPFTRSGATALAVAKFRPPVPIFAVTHDRETFRRLNLVWGVTPFLTLPADSTDRIISQSIEVAKRKKIAKVGDRIIVLAGAPTGVPGTTNLLKVVTVR; translated from the coding sequence TTGAAAAAACGAACAAAAATAGTTGCAACGTTAGGACCTGCCTCAAGTAGTGAAAAAGTCCTTGAGAGAATGGTTCAATCGGGACTTGACGTTGTAAGGTTAAACATGTCCCACGGAACAAAGGAAGAACACCTTGAGAGAATAAACCTTGTGAGAAAAATTGAGGATAGAACGGAAAAGTCAATTCCAGTACTTATGGATTTGTGTGGTCCTAAGATAAGAATTGGGAAGCTTCCAAAGGAACCTCTCTTCCTCCACAGGGGAGACAGAGTTGTTCTAACAACTGGAGAACCTGAGAAGGGAAAGATTCCAGTTAACTATCCGGAGCTCCACAAGGAGGTAAAAAAGGGAGAAATTATCCTCCTTGCCGATGGTGCCTTTAGATTAAAGGTAAAAGAGGTGAGAGGGAGGGATATTGTTACCGAAGTTTTAGTTGGCGGCCCACTAACCTCCCACAAAGGAGTAAACCTTCCCCACTCAAAGCTGTCGGTTCCGGCGCTAACGGAGAAGGACAGGGAGGACGTTAAATTTGGAGTTGAAGCTGGCGTTGATTTAATAGCCCTTTCGTTTGTGAGAAAGGCCAAGGATGTTCTGGAATTAAAGGAACTCTTGAATGAACTTGGGGCTAACATACCCGTAGTAGCTAAGATAGAAAAGCCTGAGGCTGTTAAGAACATTGATGAAATAATTTCAGTCTCCGACGGAATAATGGTTGCAAGGGGAGATTTAGGGGTGGAGCTCCCCATAGAAAAGGTTCCACTGATTCAGAAACAGCTCATCAGGAAAGCAAACGAATCCGGAAAACCTGTAATAACTGCAACTCAGATGCTAAAGTCCATGGTTGACCTTCCAATGCCAACAAGGGCCGAGGTAACGGACATCGCAAATGCTGTTTTAGATGGGACTGATGCCCTAATGCTTTCGGAGGAAACTGCTGTTGGTAAGTACCCTGTAAAGGTTGTAAGAACTATGACAAAAGTCGCTCATGAGGCTGAGAGAATCTACCCGTACAAAAGGTACTCTGAACTCCCTGCCAAAACACTTCAGGACTCACTTGCGAAGTCTGCCTGCAACCTCTCAAGGGAGGTAAAAGTTAAGGCTATCGTTCCCTTTACAAGAAGTGGAGCTACAGCTTTAGCCGTTGCAAAGTTTAGGCCTCCCGTTCCAATATTTGCAGTGACCCACGACAGGGAAACCTTCAGAAGGTTGAACTTGGTTTGGGGAGTAACTCCCTTTTTAACCCTACCTGCAGACTCAACGGACAGGATAATTTCCCAGTCAATCGAGGTTGCAAAAAGGAAAAAAATAGCAAAGGTTGGAGATAGGATAATAGTGCTTGCTGGAGCTCCAACGGGAGTTCCTGGAACGACAAACCTCTTAAAGGTTGTAACCGTTAGGTGA
- the thpR gene encoding RNA 2',3'-cyclic phosphodiesterase, whose product MAKKRLFVGTMVQIPNLHLVKEEMDKLNITGKWVERENLHFTYRFLGEVEEEKIPQIGLALKGRLKGIKPPKVKYRGLGVFRNRGIPKVLWIGVESEELNEVKRRIDQSLMVFGFSPEEDFTPHVTLLRIKHFRHRGKFNSYLFKMKNFLFAERLENKVSLVESKLTPSGPKYTVLEEFILG is encoded by the coding sequence TTGGCAAAGAAGAGGCTCTTTGTAGGAACGATGGTTCAAATTCCAAATCTCCACTTGGTTAAAGAGGAGATGGACAAACTTAACATTACCGGGAAGTGGGTTGAGAGGGAGAACCTCCATTTTACCTACAGATTTTTAGGTGAGGTTGAGGAGGAGAAAATTCCTCAGATTGGACTTGCCCTAAAGGGAAGATTGAAAGGGATTAAACCTCCAAAGGTAAAGTACAGGGGGCTCGGTGTTTTTAGAAACAGGGGAATTCCTAAAGTTCTTTGGATTGGAGTTGAGTCAGAGGAGCTAAATGAAGTAAAGAGGAGAATTGACCAGTCACTCATGGTTTTTGGATTCTCACCTGAAGAAGATTTTACCCCCCACGTTACACTCCTAAGAATTAAACACTTTAGACACAGGGGAAAGTTTAACTCGTACCTATTTAAAATGAAGAATTTCCTGTTTGCTGAAAGGTTAGAGAATAAAGTTTCTCTCGTCGAAAGTAAGTTAACTCCAAGTGGACCAAAATATACCGTTCTGGAGGAATTTATCCTTGGTTAA
- a CDS encoding DUF445 domain-containing protein: MVNYIVPPVVGALIGYFTNYIAVKMIFKPYRAYYVFGRRVPFTPGLIPSKREKISEAIAKVVKENLLTEEVIRSRLNEEEVRKSLLILTERMFSKFEDRAEELFLTFFERFSEREIGDYVDFSFIEGELEGLVDLIVRGINGKRVEELLPEKFKGELEKIIDEKIEELVNLLIEEAEKPEFRDVVYSLIRENLEKLRGILPILTDKLVSSFSEKATDYVTSLIERSAESPEFRLKISKLLWTKVQELLRKEINTDSKGWLKVRDFLKRALKGYLDQIRKKRFSDEERKKLSSEISKFVVWFVGRYRKELSEIVSSELLKVIEVELPVIMKALDIEGIVKNKIDSLPIEEVEEIILKIISEELKYITLMGGILGFFIGALQIFFI; encoded by the coding sequence TTGGTTAACTACATCGTTCCGCCAGTTGTTGGAGCTCTAATCGGTTACTTCACAAACTACATTGCCGTAAAGATGATTTTTAAGCCCTACAGGGCCTACTACGTTTTTGGAAGAAGGGTTCCCTTTACTCCTGGTCTCATTCCATCAAAGAGGGAGAAAATCTCTGAGGCAATTGCAAAGGTCGTTAAGGAAAACCTATTAACAGAGGAGGTTATACGCTCCCGTTTAAACGAGGAGGAGGTTAGAAAGAGTCTGCTTATCCTCACTGAAAGGATGTTCTCCAAATTTGAGGACAGAGCTGAAGAGCTTTTTCTTACGTTTTTTGAGAGGTTTTCAGAAAGGGAAATAGGGGATTACGTTGATTTTTCCTTCATTGAAGGTGAGTTGGAAGGTCTTGTTGACCTAATCGTTCGTGGAATCAACGGTAAACGGGTTGAGGAGCTCCTTCCTGAAAAGTTTAAAGGAGAGTTGGAGAAAATTATAGATGAGAAGATAGAGGAGCTTGTTAATCTACTGATAGAGGAAGCAGAGAAACCTGAATTTAGGGATGTCGTTTACTCACTGATTAGGGAAAATCTTGAAAAATTGAGGGGCATACTGCCAATTTTGACTGACAAATTAGTTTCTTCTTTCAGCGAAAAGGCTACAGACTATGTAACGTCACTAATTGAAAGGAGCGCAGAGTCTCCAGAGTTCAGACTCAAAATTTCAAAACTTCTATGGACAAAGGTTCAGGAGCTCTTAAGAAAGGAAATTAACACAGACTCAAAAGGGTGGTTAAAGGTAAGGGATTTTTTAAAGAGAGCTCTAAAGGGGTATTTAGACCAAATAAGGAAAAAGAGATTCTCAGATGAGGAGAGGAAAAAGCTATCCTCTGAAATCTCAAAGTTTGTGGTCTGGTTTGTAGGTAGGTACAGAAAGGAGCTCTCAGAGATAGTTTCGTCGGAACTTTTGAAGGTTATTGAGGTAGAGCTCCCTGTAATAATGAAAGCCCTTGATATAGAGGGAATTGTTAAAAACAAGATAGACAGTCTCCCCATAGAAGAGGTTGAGGAGATAATACTTAAAATAATAAGTGAAGAGCTAAAATATATTACCCTTATGGGGGGAATTTTAGGGTTTTTCATTGGAGCTTTACAGATATTTTTTATTTAA
- a CDS encoding phosphoglucomutase/phosphomannomutase family protein codes for MIKFGTDGWRGVISKDFTFENLKRVTMAHGEVLKKDGAKRVVVGYDLRFLSEEYGKFVAETLAGMGFDVYLSDTFSPTPAVSYNTKYGNFDNGIVITASHNYGKYNGYKVKESFGGAARTEFTNRIEEEIPKVEGKERPTGKFKRLDLITPYVEGVRGQVELSLFKEKSVKIVHDPMYGAQQGLLFRALLGTKSEITEIHSYRDPLFGGKHPEPIVEENITTLKEKVRALKADIGIAHDGDGDRVGIVDENGNFVNSQIVYALLLLHVVRNRGKRDGIVAKTVSTGYLVDRVCRKLGLELVEVPVGFKNISELVVREKVLFGGEESGGYALIDYLPERDGLLMGLFIVEKMLAEEKTVSQMVEDLFSEFGTAYYKRIDLPVKEEERRALERIREKPPKEWEGLKVDRVLTIDGVKIIFENDSWILFRPSGTEPVFRVYAETPSREVTEKLLNWGVGLIKNS; via the coding sequence GTGATTAAGTTCGGTACGGATGGTTGGAGAGGGGTAATTTCTAAGGATTTTACCTTCGAAAACCTAAAAAGGGTAACAATGGCACACGGTGAAGTCCTGAAAAAGGACGGAGCTAAAAGGGTAGTTGTAGGTTACGATTTAAGGTTTCTATCTGAGGAGTATGGAAAGTTTGTTGCAGAAACCCTTGCTGGAATGGGCTTTGATGTCTATCTCTCAGATACATTTTCGCCCACACCTGCTGTTTCCTACAACACAAAGTACGGAAATTTTGACAACGGAATCGTTATCACAGCCTCACACAACTATGGAAAGTACAACGGGTACAAGGTTAAGGAGTCGTTCGGAGGTGCAGCAAGAACGGAGTTCACAAACAGGATAGAGGAGGAAATTCCAAAAGTTGAAGGAAAGGAGAGACCAACAGGAAAGTTTAAGAGATTGGATTTAATAACTCCCTACGTTGAGGGAGTGAGAGGACAGGTAGAGCTCTCCCTGTTTAAAGAGAAGTCAGTAAAGATTGTTCACGACCCAATGTACGGTGCACAGCAGGGACTCCTCTTCAGAGCTCTCCTTGGAACAAAGTCTGAGATTACAGAGATTCACTCCTACAGGGACCCTCTTTTTGGGGGTAAACACCCAGAGCCGATAGTTGAAGAAAACATAACTACGCTGAAGGAGAAGGTCAGAGCTCTCAAAGCGGACATAGGAATAGCCCACGATGGAGATGGGGACAGGGTTGGTATTGTTGATGAAAACGGAAACTTTGTTAATTCCCAGATAGTTTATGCTCTCCTTCTCCTTCACGTTGTGAGAAACAGGGGAAAGAGGGATGGAATTGTTGCAAAGACTGTGAGTACGGGATACTTGGTCGATAGGGTCTGCAGGAAGTTGGGGCTGGAGTTGGTTGAAGTTCCTGTCGGATTTAAGAACATTTCCGAATTGGTTGTTAGAGAAAAGGTTCTCTTCGGTGGGGAGGAGAGTGGAGGATATGCACTTATAGATTATCTACCCGAAAGGGATGGCCTTTTAATGGGTCTCTTTATTGTTGAGAAAATGCTTGCAGAGGAAAAGACAGTCTCTCAGATGGTTGAAGACCTGTTTAGCGAGTTTGGAACTGCGTACTACAAGAGAATTGACCTACCTGTGAAGGAGGAGGAGAGAAGAGCACTTGAAAGGATAAGGGAAAAACCTCCAAAAGAGTGGGAAGGTCTAAAGGTTGATAGGGTCTTAACGATTGATGGAGTTAAAATCATATTCGAGAATGATTCGTGGATTCTCTTCAGGCCTTCAGGTACAGAACCGGTCTTTAGAGTTTATGCAGAGACTCCAAGTAGAGAGGTAACTGAAAAACTCCTAAACTGGGGAGTAGGCTTGATAAAAAATAGTTAG
- a CDS encoding KaiC domain-containing protein translates to MAEGYSYSERQPQVMKDYVYVLGEAVKRAPEIRGVPSGVKGLDDLFFKVEMEDGKPVRKPLGGIPEYAVVNLTGMPDTGKSLMAEQFAVKQASMGQKVCFITVESPATFVAAGLRERATAMRIDFDEIEDNIILIDAASNSRLRDDIPTMLDTLAYVYRTYHCHRTVIDSITGLYEAKEMLARSIVRAFFNFMKKWYQTAIFVSQKRSGHDELSAEAAGGYAVGHIVDCTMVLSKEILLSASRAREFKKELGDIVRLFRIDGCRLCGHDTRLHLMEITELGLVEVKEPLVEYLKRKR, encoded by the coding sequence ATGGCAGAGGGATACAGCTACAGTGAAAGACAGCCCCAAGTTATGAAGGACTACGTCTATGTTTTAGGAGAGGCTGTTAAGAGAGCTCCGGAAATTCGGGGAGTTCCTTCGGGTGTTAAGGGGTTGGATGACCTGTTTTTCAAGGTTGAAATGGAGGATGGAAAGCCCGTTAGAAAGCCTTTAGGTGGAATTCCAGAGTACGCCGTTGTAAACCTTACAGGTATGCCTGATACCGGAAAGAGCTTAATGGCAGAACAGTTTGCTGTTAAGCAGGCATCAATGGGACAAAAGGTGTGCTTCATTACGGTTGAGAGCCCTGCCACCTTTGTTGCTGCAGGTTTAAGGGAAAGGGCTACTGCAATGAGAATAGACTTTGATGAGATTGAGGACAACATAATCCTGATTGATGCAGCAAGCAACTCACGGTTAAGGGATGACATCCCTACAATGCTTGATACGCTTGCATATGTTTACAGGACCTACCACTGTCACAGGACTGTTATTGATTCAATCACGGGGCTATACGAGGCTAAGGAAATGTTGGCCCGTTCAATCGTCAGGGCATTTTTCAACTTTATGAAGAAGTGGTATCAAACGGCAATCTTCGTTTCTCAGAAGAGGAGCGGACACGACGAACTTTCAGCTGAGGCAGCAGGTGGATACGCCGTAGGCCATATAGTTGATTGCACCATGGTTCTCTCAAAGGAGATTCTCCTTTCAGCTTCGAGGGCAAGGGAGTTTAAAAAGGAGCTTGGAGATATCGTTAGGCTATTCAGGATTGATGGTTGCCGTCTCTGTGGTCACGATACGAGGTTACACCTCATGGAAATAACCGAGTTAGGACTTGTGGAGGTTAAAGAACCCTTAGTCGAATACT